From the genome of Seriola aureovittata isolate HTS-2021-v1 ecotype China chromosome 6, ASM2101889v1, whole genome shotgun sequence, one region includes:
- the nfil3-4 gene encoding nuclear factor, interleukin 3 regulated, member 4, whose protein sequence is MESLSSFDGGHVLQVDSEPVCKGHRRKREFIPEEKKDALYWEKRRKNNEAAKRSREKRRMNDYVLETHFIALKEENARLSAELMAMKLHFGLVHPAAYTAHQSNQLNHHVHSGTLSPTPATSTHPQFLQRDYYWHGRDSTVMPSHQPSQPLFIPAYALHTMRGYPYLNTSGGANSGLVTPLALPRNLLPTHAPRPGASLLKPIPTRAASDEEEEQQVPGVLSLTCSAPPRKINRKGERVYFPPRQCTSN, encoded by the coding sequence ATGGAGTCCCTGTCGTCTTTTGACGGTGGCCATGTTTTACAAGTGGACAGTGAACCGGTATGTAAGGGACACCGTCGCAAGAGGGAGTTCATACCTGAAGAGAAGAAGGATGCCCTATACTGGGAGAAACGTCGCAAGAACAACGAGGCAGCCAAGCGGTCACGGGAGAAGAGAAGGATGAATGACTATGTGCTGGAGACTCATTTCATAGCcctgaaagaagaaaatgccAGGCTTAGTGCTGAATTAATGGCCATGAAGCTCCACTTTGGGCTGGTTCACCCTGCAGCATACACTGCCCACCAGAGCAACCAACTGAATCACCATGTTCACAGCGGCACCCTGTCACCCACGCCTGCCACCAGCACCCACCCCCAGTTCCTGCAGAGGGACTACTACTGGCATGGTAGAGACTCTACTGTTATGCCAAGCCACCAACCCTCTCAGCCTCTTTTCATTCCTGCATATGCCCTCCATACCATGAGAGGTTACCCATACTTAAACACATCTGGTGGTGCCAACTCTGGCCTTGTCACTCCCCTTGCTCTCCCTCGAAATCTCCTGCCGACCCACGCACCCCGACCTGGAGCTTCTCTACTGAAGCCCATTCCTACAAGAGCCGCCtcagatgaggaggaagagcagcaggTCCCAGGGGTGCTGTCCCTGACGTGCTCTGCTCCGCCTCGCAAAATCAACAGGAAAGGAGAAAGGGTCTACTTCCCACCAAGACAATGCACATCCAACTGA